Sequence from the Thermosinus carboxydivorans Nor1 genome:
GCTGTGTGTTAGCTTTTTTGGAAGAAAAAAGCGTAAATGAACAGTTTTTGCTCAGTGATTTGTGCGAAAGTTTGCTCGCGCTTTATCCGCACGAAGCGGACGAACGGCTCAATTGGGAAAGTTACGAGCATCGCCGGTCGCTGGTGCGGGCGCTTAAGTTCGCCGTGGAACGTGGCCTTGTCCGTCTGGTTGACGGCGACAGCGAACAGTTCGCCCTGCGGGCGGAAAGCGAAGCACTGTATGAAGTGACGGTGCTGGCCCGCTATTTTCTGCGCTCATACCCCAAGGATCTCCATCAGTACAAGTCGTTGGCCGAACTGCAGTCAGCCGAGCTGTTTGACGACGAGGCGACAACGGGGCGCGGGCGGCGGGCCCGGGTTTACCGGCAGCTCTTGCTTACGGCGGCGTACAATGCTGCCGACGCCCGGCCGGAAGATTTCCTCTATTTGCGGAATATGCACCGCCGGCTGCGGGACGAGCTGGAGAGCTATACGGGGCTGCAGTTTGAGCTCTATAAAGACTGTGTCCTACTCACTAGTCCGGAGCGGACGAACTGGTGCAAACAGATTTTCCCCTTTTATCAAAGCGGCCTCCACACCGTTATTCTGCACTTGGCCAGTTTTTGCCGCGACCGCTGGCCGGCCGGCGAGGGTTGGCAGCAGAGCTTTAGCCCGGTAGCATTTGAGCGGCTGGTCGGCGAATGTCGTGAATGCTATGGCGCCGGGTGGACGAAGGAATAT
This genomic interval carries:
- a CDS encoding TIGR02678 family protein, producing MEEVREALALLLENYWIVREEAPEQYNLIRRHEAHLRRYFLEKCGWRLMATPQFYKLEKIPAQPASWMGIQEFSHPRDYALLCCVLAFLEEKSVNEQFLLSDLCESLLALYPHEADERLNWESYEHRRSLVRALKFAVERGLVRLVDGDSEQFALRAESEALYEVTVLARYFLRSYPKDLHQYKSLAELQSAELFDDEATTGRGRRARVYRQLLLTAAYNAADARPEDFLYLRNMHRRLRDELESYTGLQFELYKDCVLLTSPERTNWCKQIFPFYQSGLHTVILHLASFCRDRWPAGEGWQQSFSPVAFERLVGECRECYGAGWTKEYRTATLSRLAAEVLAELEGWNMAAYDPETGFITLRPALARLAGRYPDGWPSRSEPAD